The Prunus persica cultivar Lovell chromosome G8, Prunus_persica_NCBIv2, whole genome shotgun sequence genome includes a region encoding these proteins:
- the LOC18768692 gene encoding uncharacterized protein LOC18768692, whose protein sequence is MEISAIKNPNPNPNSNHHSHSPSFLLPNGFGEIEISDIEMITIQTVTYTSLKDLLPASPPTIMSPTQNSSWHEIPIKNPLVKHAALAYLQPMSTPPEVGDKGLLRMLREKCLCEGTNGVGCFSWLGDVVLSGVRDVFGGVCRNGCEIGDEEDEDDEEDDDEYVKVD, encoded by the coding sequence ATGGAGATCTCCGCGattaaaaaccctaaccctaacccCAATTCCAATCACCATTCCCATTCTCCGAGCTTTCTCCTGCCCAACGGCTTCGGCGAAATCGAGATCTCCGATATCGAGATGATAACGATACAGACCGTGACCTACACCAGCCTCAAGGACCTGTTGCCGGCGTCGCCTCCGACGATCATGTCGCCGACGCAGAATTCCAGCTGGCACGAGATTCCGATAAAGAACCCGCTCGTAAAGCACGCGGCTTTGGCTTACCTGCAGCCGATGTCCACGCCGCCCGAGGTCGGGGACAAGGGGCTGTTGCGGATGCTCAGGGAGAAGTGCCTCTGCGAAGGCACGAACGGGGTCGGGTGCTTCTCGTGGCTCGGCGACGTCGTTTTGAGTGGAGTTAGGGATGTGTTTGGGGGCGTTTGTAGGAATGGGTGCGAGATTGGGGATgaggaggatgaggatgatgaagagGACGACGACGAGTACGTGAAGGTTGACTGA
- the LOC109950566 gene encoding uncharacterized protein LOC109950566, with product MTETLSEKKLTEVMDFNDPYYIHPSDHTGHAIVTRPLEGDNYATWSRAMIMSLEAKNKLGFVDGTIKAPSAKDPKYGAWRRCNQIVKSWILNSISPTLTNTVIFSDTAAEVWADLNERFSQGNFSRIFELKRGIVEHRQQQQSIAVYYTTLKSFWDELGSYNDPPSCNCAGLKQIAEREEQEQILQFLMGLNDTYSAIRGQILLMQPLPNIRKIYSLLLQEEKQRQLADARDGPIHAMNVKKSTKNTENRQPAKSQDNKGKSLYCTHCEGDTHTVDRCYYIIGFPPGHKFHGKAVKPPNRNKRFTANNAHGTTKPTTAENAHQNFPQFTEEEYNQIRALLGKTQFCGNVTGPENDEGDWPGEGA from the exons ATGACTGAAACTTTATCAGAGAAGAAGTTGACAGAGGTTATGGATTTCAACGATCCCTATTATATTCACCCTTCAGATCACACTGGGCACGCTATCGTCACTCGACCTTTGGAGGGTGACAACTATGCGACGTGGAGTCGCGCCATGATAATGTCTCTGGAAGCTAAGAATAAGCTTGGCTTTGTCGATGGCACAATCAAAGCACCTTCAGCGAAGGATCCTAAATATGGAGCTTGGAGAAGATGCAATCAAATCGTGAAGTCGTGGATCCTCAATTCAATTAGCCCAACCTTAACCAATACGGTGATCTTTTCCGACACAGCCGCTGAAGTCTGGGCAGATCTCAATGAACGGTTCTCACAAGGGAATTTTTCTCGTATTTTTGAACTCAAACGAGGGATCGTTGAGCACCGTCAACAACAACAGTCCATAGCTGTCTACTATACAACGCTCAAATCCTTTTGGGACGAACTGGGATCGTACAACGATCCACCTTCATGTAACTGCGCAGGTTTGAAGCAGATTGCTGAAAGGGAAGAGCAGGAGCAGATCCTCCAATTCCTCATGGGGTTGAATGACACATATTCTGCCATTCGTGGACAAATCCTTTTGATGCAGCCACTTCCCAATATTAGAAAAATCTACTCACTCTTActccaagaagaaaaacagaggCAGCTTGCTGATGCTCGTGACGGCCCTATTCATGCCATGAACGTGAAGAAAAGCACAAAGAACACAGAGAATAGGCAACCTGCAAAATCACAAGACAACAAAGGGAAATCCTTGTATTGCACACACTGTGAAGGTGATACACACACAGTTGATCGCTGCTACTACATCATCGGCTTTCCTCCAGGGCACAAGTTCCATGGCAAAGCAGTCAAGCCACCAAACAGGAACAAACGCTTCACAGCCAATAATGCTCACGGCACGACCAAACCCACCACTGCAGAGAATGCACATCAGAACTTTCCTCAATTCACAGAGGAGGAGTACAATCAGATAAGGGCCTTACTCGGTAAAACCCAATTTTGTGGAAATGTAACAG GACCTGAAAACGATGAAGGTGATTGGCCTGGGGAAGGAGCATAA
- the LOC18766486 gene encoding serine/threonine protein phosphatase 2A 57 kDa regulatory subunit B' beta isoform — protein sequence MGVQNNTPRASPRRKSTTLQHLFDLDSKTETGINGKKTGTTNIGCSSSNLENEEILSSISFCTFVFTFTDPSECATQQELKRNKLLQLLSVVKSSKKPLHDQVMSSLISMISLNLFRPLPPPSNPSSAAEFPDDEDHISTFSPLWSHLQLVYDILIRLVINTDPKLLRGYIDNQFVVNLLALFQSEDPRERDSLKNVYHRIYSRFTFYRSFMRKSMNDVFLHYVFETERHCGIRELLEIWGSIINGFTVPLKEEHKLFLMRVLIPFHKTKGMQAYHRQLAYCVSQFVQKEPVLGGIVVRGILRYWPVTNCQKEVLLIGELEELVENIDPDQYRKLALPLCLQITRCLNSWNSQVAERALYVWNNEQFVKMISVAMEEVFPVVVEGMEKNLKWHWSKSVRQLTENVKVMLEEMDPVLHSKCLEEIELRESKAHQAEIKRKEKWDRIEMAAAQHHNQHQFLQPPHFLCVSH from the exons atgggtGTTCAAAACAACACACCAAGAGCTTCACCAAGGAGAAAATCTACCACCCTTCAACACCTCTTTGATCTTGATTCAAAGACTGAAACTGGTATTAATGGAAAGAAGACTGGCACCACCAATATTGGgtgttcttcttccaacttggAAAATGAGGAAATTCTTTCTTCTATTTCCTTTTGCACCTTTGTCTTCACCTTCACTGATCCAAGTGAATGTGCTACACAACAAGAACTCAAAAGGAACAAGCTTTTGCAGCTTCTGTCTGTGGTAAAATCCTCAAAGAAGCCTCTGCATGATCAAGTTATGTCATCTCTCATTTCTATGATATCTTTGAACCTCTTTAGGCCTCTCCCTCCTCCTTCCAATCCCTCCAGTGCTGCAGAATTCCCTGATGATGAAGACCACATATCTACCTTTTCCCCATTATGGTCACACCTGCAGTTAGTTTATGACATCCTCATCCGGCTCGTGATCAACACAGATCCTAAGTTACTTAGAGGTTACATTGATAACCAATTTGTTGTCAATCTTCTTGCCTTGTTCCAATCAGAAGACCCGAGGGAACGTGATAGTTTGAAGAATGTGTACCACAGAATATATTCCAGATTCACATTCTACCGTTCGTTCATGAGGAAATCGATGAACGATGTGTTTTTGCACTATGTGTTTGAGACAGAGAGGCATTGTGGGATCAGAGAGTTGCTTGAGATATGGGGAAGCATCATCAATGGCTTTACAGTTCCACTAAAAGAAGAGCACAAGCTGTTCTTGATGAGGGTGCTTATTCCTTTTCACAAGACCAAGGGGATGCAAGCTTACCATAGGCAGCTGGCTTATTGCGTGTCTCAGTTTGTGCAGAAGGAGCCTGTGCTTGGTGGGATTGTTGTTAGAGGGATTTTGAGGTATTGGCCTGTGACTAATTGCCAGAAGGAGGTTTTGCTGATTGGGGAATTGGAGGAACTGGTGGAGAATATTGACCCTGATCAATATAGGAAGTTAGCCCTGCCTTTATGTCTCCAGATAACAAGATGCTTGAACAGTTGGAACTCACAG GTAGCGGAGCGAGCACTCTACGTTTGGAACAACGAGCAGTTCGTAAAGATGATATCGGTGGCAATGGAGGAAGTGTTTCCAGTTGTGGTTGAAGGAATGGAGAAGAACTTAAAGTGGCACTGGAGCAAAAGCGTCCGACAATTGACAGAAAACGTGAAGGTGATGCTAGAAGAAATGGATCCAGTTTTGCACTCCAAGTGCCTTGAAGAAATTGAGCTCAGAGAATCCAAAGCTCACCAAGCAGAAATCAAGAGGAAGGAGAAATGGGACAGAATAGAAATGGCAGCAGCCCAGCATCACAATCAGCATCAGTTCCTCCAACCACCACATTTCTTATGTGTTTCGCATTGA
- the LOC18766813 gene encoding uncharacterized protein LOC18766813: MRAVSQSVANCSGLIHNSGHAKLPFGIRKYNGAKIDNYDSISMASRRTVKGGIQYLPARRIGTICAASVGRDRRQLSFDDDLPQDPYFLSLVKEAVWGLRSLFIFLVEQPSQLKYIEWPGFRSTLKTATLTLVLVALLIVALSSTDSALSYLLALILRRTP, encoded by the exons ATGAGGGCTGTTTCGCAGTCAGTGGCAAACTGTTCAG GTTTGATTCATAATTCCGGTCATGCTAAACTGCCATTTGGAATTAGGAAATATAATGGGGCCAAAATTGATAATTACGATTCCATTTCAATGGCATCTAGAAGG ACTGTTAAAGGAGGGATTCAATATTTGCCTGCACGTCGTATTGGCACCATATGTGCTGCATCTGTGGGGAGGGATCGTCGTCAATTGAGCTTTGATGATGATTTACCTCAGGATCCCTACTTTTTGAGTCTTGTCAAAGAAGCAGTGTG GGGTTTGAGATCGTTATTCATTTTTCTGGTTGAGCAGCCTAGTCAGCTGAAGTACATTGAATGGCCAGGTTTCCGTAGCACG CTGAAGACTGCTACTCTGACTCTTGTTCTTGTGGCGCTACTCATTGTGGCACTTTCATCAACTGACTCTGCCCTCAGCTATCTGTTGGCTTTGATTCTCAGGCGAACCCCGTAA
- the LOC18766548 gene encoding probable polyamine transporter At1g31830 isoform X1, with protein MLDNNIPEYVGLGEGSSHNLQKYQKVSVIPLVFLIFYEVSGGPFGIEDSVQAAGPLLALLGFLVFAIIWSVPEALITAEMGTMFPENGGYVVWVSSALGPYWGFQQGWMKWLSGVIDNALYPVLFLDYLKSAIPALESGLPRTIAVLVLTAILTYMNYRGLTIVGWAAILLGVFSLLPFIFMGFIAIPKINPSRWFLVNLDSVNWTLYLNTLFWNLNYWDSISTLSGEVENPGTTLPKALFYALILVVFGYIFPLLIGTGAVPVDRDLWSDGYFADIAKMLGGVWLRFWVLAASALSNMGMFVAEMSSDSFQLLGMAERGMLPSIFAKRSRHGTPLVGILFSASGVILLSWLSFQEIVAAENYLYCFGMIMEFIAFVKLRMKHPAASRPFKIPVGTAGAILICIPPTLLIFVVLALASPKVMAISISAVIIGLVLQPCVEYTKRNRWFNFSMNSDLPDIHAPDHQCNEPWIS; from the coding sequence ATGTTGGACAACAATATTCCTGAGTATGTTGGTTTGGGGGAAGGGTCCTCTCACAACTTGCAGAAGTACCAGAAGGTTTCAGTTATACCTCTTGTATTCTTGATCTTCTATGAGGTCTCGGGAGGGCCATTTGGCATCGAAGACAGTGTCCAGGCAGCCGGTCCCCTTTTAGCCCTTCTTGGTTTTCTGGTTTTTGCAATCATATGGAGTGTTCCAGAGGCCTTGATAACTGCAGAAATGGGTACTATGTTCCCTGAGAATGGAGGGTATGTTGTTTGGGTCTCATCAGCTTTGGGTCCATATTGGGGCTTTCAGCAAGGTTGGATGAAATGGCTTAGTGGGGTAATTGATAATGCTCTATACCCTGTTCTGTTTCTGGACTATCTGAAATCAGCAATTCCAGCTTTGGAAAGTGGTCTCCCAAGGACAATTGCAGTGTTGGTTTTGACTGCGATTCTCACTTACATGAACTACAGGGGTTTAACAATAGTGGGTTGGGCTGCTATCTTGCTGGGGGTGTTTTCACTTCTTCCTTTCATATTCATGGGATTTATAGCAATCCCGAAGATAAATCCTTCCAGGTGGTTTTTGGTAAATCTGGACAGCGTAAATTGGACTTTGTATTTGAACACTCTGTTCTGGAATCTTAATTACTGGGATTCCATTAGTACTCTATCAGGGGAGGTGGAAAACCCCGGTACAACTCTTCCGAAAGCTCTCTTTTATGCTCTTATCTTGGTTGTGTTTGGATACATTTTCCCCCTTCTGATCGGTACTGGAGCTGTTCCAGTTGATCGTGATCTGTGGTCTGATGGTTATTTCGCAGACATTGCTAAAATGCTTGGAGGTGTATGGTTACGATTCTGGGTCCTAGCAGCATCTGCATTGTCAAACATGGGTATGTTTGTGGCTGAAATGAGCAGCGACTCCTTTCAACTTCTGGGTATGGCAGAACGTGGGATGCTTCCTTCAATCTTTGCCAAAAGATCTCGTCATGGTACTCCtcttgttggaattttattcTCTGCATCGGGCGTTATTTTGCTCTCGTGGTTGAGCTTCCAAGAGATCGTAGCCGCGGAGAACTACTTGTATTGCTTCGGAATGATTATGGAATTCATTGCATTTGTGAAGTTGAGGATGAAACACCCAGCTGCATCGCGGCCGTTTAAGATACCTGTTGGTACTGCCGGAGCGATTTTGATCTGCATTCCTCCGACACTGTTAATTTTTGTAGTTTTAGCTCTTGCTTCTCCAAAGGTGATGGCTATAAGCATCTCTGCTGTGATCATTGGGCTTGTTCTGCAGCCTTGTGTTGAgtacacaaaaagaaatagatgGTTTAATTTCTCCATGAATTCTGACCTTCCAGATATCCATGCTCCAGATCATCAGTGTAACGAACCTTGGATTTCATGA
- the LOC18766548 gene encoding probable polyamine transporter At1g31830 isoform X2, translated as MKHRNSLAKQSNAKMLDNNIPEYVGLGEGSSHNLQKYQKVSVIPLVFLIFYEVSGGPFGIEDSVQAAGPLLALLGFLVFAIIWSVPEALITAEMGTMFPENGGYVVWVSSALGPYWGFQQGWMKWLSGVIDNALYPVLFLDYLKSAIPALESGLPRTIAVLVLTAILTYMNYRGLTIVGWAAILLGVFSLLPFIFMGFIAIPKINPSRWFLVNLDSVNWTLYLNTLFWNLNYWDSISTLSGEVENPGTTLPKALFYALILVVFGYIFPLLIGTGAVPVDRDLWSDGYFADIAKMLGGVWLRFWVLAASALSNMGMFVAEMSSDSFQLLGMAERGMLPSIFAKRSRHGTPLVGILFSASGVILLSWLSFQEIVAAENYLYCFGMIMEFIAFVKLRMKHPAASRPFKIPVGTAGAILICIPPTLLIFVVLALASPKVMAISISAVIIGLVLQPCVEYTKRNRWFNFSMNSDLPDIHAPDHQCNEPWIS; from the exons ATG AAACATAGAAACTCACTTGCAAAGCAAAGTAATGCTAAAATGTTGGACAACAATATTCCTGAGTATGTTGGTTTGGGGGAAGGGTCCTCTCACAACTTGCAGAAGTACCAGAAGGTTTCAGTTATACCTCTTGTATTCTTGATCTTCTATGAGGTCTCGGGAGGGCCATTTGGCATCGAAGACAGTGTCCAGGCAGCCGGTCCCCTTTTAGCCCTTCTTGGTTTTCTGGTTTTTGCAATCATATGGAGTGTTCCAGAGGCCTTGATAACTGCAGAAATGGGTACTATGTTCCCTGAGAATGGAGGGTATGTTGTTTGGGTCTCATCAGCTTTGGGTCCATATTGGGGCTTTCAGCAAGGTTGGATGAAATGGCTTAGTGGGGTAATTGATAATGCTCTATACCCTGTTCTGTTTCTGGACTATCTGAAATCAGCAATTCCAGCTTTGGAAAGTGGTCTCCCAAGGACAATTGCAGTGTTGGTTTTGACTGCGATTCTCACTTACATGAACTACAGGGGTTTAACAATAGTGGGTTGGGCTGCTATCTTGCTGGGGGTGTTTTCACTTCTTCCTTTCATATTCATGGGATTTATAGCAATCCCGAAGATAAATCCTTCCAGGTGGTTTTTGGTAAATCTGGACAGCGTAAATTGGACTTTGTATTTGAACACTCTGTTCTGGAATCTTAATTACTGGGATTCCATTAGTACTCTATCAGGGGAGGTGGAAAACCCCGGTACAACTCTTCCGAAAGCTCTCTTTTATGCTCTTATCTTGGTTGTGTTTGGATACATTTTCCCCCTTCTGATCGGTACTGGAGCTGTTCCAGTTGATCGTGATCTGTGGTCTGATGGTTATTTCGCAGACATTGCTAAAATGCTTGGAGGTGTATGGTTACGATTCTGGGTCCTAGCAGCATCTGCATTGTCAAACATGGGTATGTTTGTGGCTGAAATGAGCAGCGACTCCTTTCAACTTCTGGGTATGGCAGAACGTGGGATGCTTCCTTCAATCTTTGCCAAAAGATCTCGTCATGGTACTCCtcttgttggaattttattcTCTGCATCGGGCGTTATTTTGCTCTCGTGGTTGAGCTTCCAAGAGATCGTAGCCGCGGAGAACTACTTGTATTGCTTCGGAATGATTATGGAATTCATTGCATTTGTGAAGTTGAGGATGAAACACCCAGCTGCATCGCGGCCGTTTAAGATACCTGTTGGTACTGCCGGAGCGATTTTGATCTGCATTCCTCCGACACTGTTAATTTTTGTAGTTTTAGCTCTTGCTTCTCCAAAGGTGATGGCTATAAGCATCTCTGCTGTGATCATTGGGCTTGTTCTGCAGCCTTGTGTTGAgtacacaaaaagaaatagatgGTTTAATTTCTCCATGAATTCTGACCTTCCAGATATCCATGCTCCAGATCATCAGTGTAACGAACCTTGGATTTCATGA
- the LOC18767203 gene encoding pentatricopeptide repeat-containing protein At4g35130, chloroplastic — MPATLAHSSYLYKSTAPPSLLRKRAAEPKANQNSDQPKFPKGVCSIRKQSKNSNTCEVQNYALKQALREHVESGCMEDALWVFEKMNHLDTYYWNVMIRGLTDNGLFREAIDFYHRMQSEAVRADNFTYPFVIKACGGLSSLAEGQKVHGKLFKVGLDSDVYVGNALCAVYAKLGCIEYAERVFEEMPVKDMVSWNSMIGGYVSVGDGWSSLVCLKEMQVLGMKPDRFSTIGALNACAIECFLQTGKEIHCQVLKCMLELDIMVQTSLIDMYHKCGRVDYSERLFHEISTRNVVVWNAMIHGYTLNARPFESLSCLQKMQHADKLNPDAITMINLLPSCTQVGALLEGKSVHGYAVRRGFLPHIILETALIDLYGACGRMKSAERIFGQLAEKNLISWNSMISAYVQSGQNKDALELFWDLLSKHLEPDAITISSIIPAYSEVASLGERKQMHGYISKLEHNSNTFISNATAYMYAKCGNLETAQEIFDRMISRDVSSWNTIIMAYAIHGFGTKSIDLFSKMRDEGIQPNESTFVSLLTACSVSGMVNEGWKYFNSMKLDSGIDPGIEHYGCMIDLLGRKGNLDQAKIFIEEMPLVPTARIWGSLLTASRNNRNIELAELAAERILALEHDNTGCYVLLSNMYAEAGRWEDVERIKSLMRQRGLEKTVGCSFVETNCRLYRFINQDRSHVETNTIYSVLDLILRKIGEDKYVHSITKFRPLDLKRKRASSAASHSVRLAICFGLISTKLRSPVVVRKNTRICDDCHIAAKKISEMTKREIVVGDSKVFHHFIDGSCSCGDYW, encoded by the coding sequence ATGCCTGCAACTCTCGCTCACAGCTCTTACCTCTACAAGTCCACCGCACCGCCAAGCCTTTTGCGAAAACGAGCTGCTGAGCCCAAAGCCAACCAAAACTCCGACCAGCCAAAATTTCCTAAGGGGGTTTGTAGTATCAGAAAACAATCAAAGAATTCAAACACCTGCGAAGTCCAAAACTATGCGCTCAAACAGGCACTTCGTGAGCATGTTGAATCTGGGTGCATGGAGGATGCACTCTGGGTGTTTGAGAAAATGAACCATTTGGATACATATTACTGGAATGTGATGATTAGAGGTCTCACTGATAATGGGTTGTTTCGAGAGGCGATTGATTTTTATCATAGGATGCAGAGCGAAGCTGTTCGAGCTGATAATTTTACCTACCCATTTGTAATCAAGGCGTGTGGTGGATTGTCATCGTTGGCTGAAGGCCAAAAGGTTCATGGCAAGTTGTTTAAAGTTGGGTTGGATTCGGATGTTTACGTGGGGAACGCGCTTTGTGCGGTGTATGCAAAACTTGGTTGCATAGAGTATGCAGAGAGAGTGTTTGAAGAAATGCCTGTTAAAGACATGGTTTCTTGGAATTCCATGATTGGTGGGTATGTTTCTGTTGGGGATGGTTGGAGCTCGTTGGTGTGTTTGAAAGAAATGCAGGTGCTTGGGATGAAGCCTGATAGATTCAGTACGATTGGCGCTCTTAATGCTTGTGCTATTGAGTGTTTTCTCCAAACTGGGAAGGAAATACATTGCCAGGTGCTTAAATGTATGCTTGAATTGGATATCATGGTTCAGACCTCGCTTATTGACATGTACCACAAATGTGGTAGAGTGGACTATTCAGAGAGGTTGTTTCATGAGATTTCTACCAGGAATGTTGTGGTTTGGAATGCAATGATACATGGATATACTCTAAATGCTCGTCCATTTGAGTCACTTTCTTGTTTGCAAAAGATGCAACATGCTGATAAATTGAATCCTGATGCTATCACAATGATAAATTTGCTCCCTTCATGCACCCAAGTAGGAGCTCTATTGGAGGGTAAATCTGTCCATGGTTATGCCGTTAGACGAGGGTTTCTCCCTCATATCATCTTGGAAACTGCTCTGATTGATCTGTATGGTGCCTGTGGCAGGATGAAATCAGCAGAGCGTATATTTGGTCAGCTGGCTGAAAAGAATTTGATATCATGGAATAGCATGATTTCTGCATATGTACAGAGTGGACAGAACAAGGATGCCTTGGAACTATTTTGGGACCTCTTGAGTAAACATCTTGAACCGGATGCAATTACAATTTCAAGCATCATACCTGCCTATTCTGAAGTAGCATCACTAGGGGAGCGGAAGCAAATGCATGGCTATATCTCAAAGTTGGAGCACAATTCAAATACCTTCATCTCGAACGCTACTGCTTACATGTATGCAAAATGTGGGAATCTAGAGACTGCACAAGAAATTTTTGATAGGATGATATCCAGGGATGTCAGTTCATGGAACACTATCATTATGGCATATGCCATTCACGGGTTCGGGACAAAATCCATTGACTTGTTCTCCAAAATGAGAGACGAGGGCATTCAACCTAATGAGAGCACCTTTGTTTCCTTGTTAACAGCTTGCAGCGTCTCGGGCATGGTCAACGAGGGTTGGAAATACTTTAACTCGATGAAACTGGACTCTGGTATTGATCCTGGAATAGAGCATTATGGTTGTATGATTGATCTTCTTGGTCGAAAAGGCAATCTTGACCAGGCCAAGATTTTTATTGAGGAGATGCCATTGGTGCCCACAGCAAGAATTTGGGGATCATTACTTACTGCAAGTAGAAACAACAGAAACATAGAATTAGCTGAACTTGCTGCTGAGCGCATTTTAGCCTTGGAACACGATAACACCGGATGTTATGTCTTGCTTTCGAATATGTATGCTGAAGCTGGGAGGTGGGAAGATGTCGAACggataaaatctcttatgaggCAAAGAGGACTGGAGAAAACTGTTGGATGCAGCTTTGTTGAGACCAATTGTAGGCTTTACAGATTCATCAACCAAGACAGGTCCCACGTCGAAACTAACACAATATATTCTGTTTTAGATTTAATTTTGAGGAAGATAGGGGAAGACAAATATGTTCATAGCATCACCAAGTTCAGGCCGTTGGatttgaagagaaagagagcaagtTCTGCAGCGAGTCACAGTGTAAGATTGGCAATTTGTTTCGGGTTGATCTCCACAAAACTCAGAAGCCCTGTTGTTGTTAGGAAAAACACGAGGATCTGTGATGATTGCCATATTGCTGCAAAGAAGATTTCAGAGATGACCAAGAGAGAAATAGTTGTAGGGGATTCTAAGGTCTTTCACCACTTCATAGACGGGAGTTGCTCTTGTGGTGATTATTGGTAA